TAATTGGCACATTAAGTGCCCACTCGTAGATCGGATAACGGTCGATTTCCGTCTTTACCTACTGAAGTAGCATTGTTCGGTAAAGAACCTCGGTGGTGTTGTTCACTGCATTCGTTTGTAGGATGGATTTCAGCCACGTCCGTCCCTCTCTAGTCAAACAGCCATACAATTACTTTCCACGTCAAAAGTAAATTTATTGTTAGATACTCATTAGGTTAATGATTATAGCTTGCTATGTCAACCCTTTCGCAATAATTGTAGTTTTTTGTTAACATTTACCTTATACTAGATTATAATAGCTATTACTAGATTATAAGAGGAGATGATGATTTTGAGTAGATTTGGAAAAATTGCATTCTTATTCGTTCTAATTTTTGTTCTCGCCTCAGATTTTTCTAAAACAGAAGCGCAATCAGAGACAGCAATCATTGATACTGATCGTCTCAATGTCCGTTCCGGTCCGGGTCTTTCTTACGGCGTGATATCCACGTTAACTAAAAAAGACAAAGTCAGTATATTGTCGTCTCACGGCGATTGGTACGAGATAAAATTCAAAGGTAAAAAAGGTTGGATAGCTAAGTGGTACACGATTAACGCTAATGAGAAAAAAGGTGTTTCAACAATCACGTCCCAAGTTAATCATTTGAATGTACGAGCCAAGCCTTCTACCTCATCACCCGTACTGAAACAAATGAATACCGGCGACGTTGCTACGAAAACGGGCGAACAAGGTGAATGGACAAGCGTTAATGTCAACGGAGTTGAAGGTTGGGTACATACAAACTATATTTCTACTAAGTCTCAAGCCAAAGTAAACAAGTCTAGCAACCCTTCAAAAGAACTTAATTATTTTACGGTAGCAGTAAACGGTCTGAATGTTCGCAGTCATGGCGATTTATCATCCAAACGGATTGACCTTATTAAAAAAGGCAGCACATACAAAGTTCTCGAAAAAAGCGGAAACTGGGTTAAACTTGAACTTGGCAAAGGAAAAAGCGGATGGGTTTACTCTTTCCACGGTAAACTTTCCACTAAAAAATCGAATTATACAGATGTGAAAACAACACCTAAGAACGTTTATATTCTATCAGATGGTACAAACCTTCGTAAAAATGCTTCAACTTCTTCAAAAGTTATCATGCGAGCGAACGCAGGCAATCAGTTTCCTATCGTTTCTGAAACAAAAGATTGGTATGGAGTAAAATTACCATCCGGGGAAACTGCATTTGTAGCAGGTTGGGTTGTTTCTATCAATGACGAACAAGCCGCAAAGACAAAACCAATCAAGAAGAATCGCGTAGCAGGGACTTTAAATGGGTTAACCATTGTCATTGATCCAGGCCACGGCGGGTTTGACACCGGCACGATAGGCGTCAGTGGAACTTTCGAAAAGAGCGTGACACAACGAACTTCCGAAATGCTAGCGAGCAAGTTAAGATCTGCTGGTGCAAATGTAATCCTTACACGTAATATGGATACATTCATTTCTCTTCAAAGACGTGTATCAATTAGTCATCAATATGACGCGGACGCTTTTATTAGTGTTCATTATGACGCTTCAATTGACTCATCAATAAACGGCTTTACAACTTATTATACACACAGTTATCAAAGACAACTCGCGGTGGCGGTGAATAACGGACTAGGTTCTACCATATCGCTACGCAACCGCGGCGCTCAGCCAGCGAATTATTTAGTTCTACGTGAAAATAGACAAAATGCTATTTTACTAGAACTAGGATTTTTATCAAATGCAGTCGAAGAAAGCAACGTCAACAACGAAAGCTTCCGTGAACGAGCTACTCAAGGAATTTATCAAGGACTCATTACATTCTTTGATAACCAGTTATAATAATTATAAAAGTGTACGAGGATAAACTTCCCCGTACACTTTTTAAATTCGTCAAACGACTAATGCTGTCCCCAAACGACCAAAGCAGCCTTTGAAACGACTAAAGGCCCGCCAAAGCGAGCCTTTTCAAAAATTTATATAGTTGCTTTACTTATCTATTTCGAGAATCAATAATAATCGTCACTGGTCCATCATTCACCAAATCAACATCCATCATAGCACCGAAAATACCCGTTTCTACTTTCAAACCTTCCTGTTCAAGCAACTCATTAAAAGTATCCCACAACTCATCTGCTTGCTCAGGCCGGGCCGCATCAATATAACTTGGGCGTCTTCCTTTTGATGTGTTGGCATACAATGTGAATTGCGACACTGAAAGTATGTCGCCGCCTACTTCAAGAATAGAATGATTCATCTTTCCTTCATCATCTTCCCATAATCGAAGGTTTGCAACCTTACCCGCAATGTATGTTGCATCTTCTAACGTATCGTCGTGTGTGATTCCAACGAGAAGCACGTATCCTTTTTCAATTGACCCGGTGACTTCCCCGTCTACTTTGACGGAAGCCGGGCCAGTTCGTTGCAAAACAACCCTCATCTAGTACCCCATCCTAACTTAATTAATAACACGTTCAACAGAATATATATCAGGAACTTGTTTAATTCGATCCACAATTCGATGCAAATGTGCGATATTCGTAATTTTTATCGTCATATTGATTTTTGCAATGCTTTCTCGATCTGCTTTTCCACTTACCGCAACGATCGGCGTTTTTGTTTCCGCTACAACCATCATGACTTCATTGAGCAAACCTTGGCGATCGAAAGCCGAAATTTCAATATCCACTTGAAACTCTTTTCTTTCTTCCGCATGCTCTACAGCCCACTCAACTTCAATAATCCGGTCGGAATCTTCATCAGCGATAATGTTCGGACAATCCGTACGGTGAACAGAAACGCCCCGTCCTTTTGTTATGAACCCCGTAATGTCATCTCCTGGAACTGGATTGCAACATTTTGATAAGCGGATCAATAAATTATCGATTCCTTTAACAATGACACCCGATTCAGTAGTCTGCTTCTTTTGAGCCGTATTTTGTATGTCCGTGACAATTTTATTGATTGTATTTTGTTCTTGGCGTTCTTTTCTCAATTTTTCCGACAAACGATTGACGACCTGCTCAGCGGTAATTCCATTAAATCCAACCGCTGCACACATATCTTCTTCGGAAGCAAAATTGAATTTATCGCAAACGCGTTCGATATTTTGAGTAGATAAAACCTCTTTAACAATAAAGTCTTGCGCTCTTATTTCTTTTTCGATTAAGTCTCGACCTTTAACAACATTTTCTGCACGGAGTTGTTTCTTAAAGTATTGACGAATTTTATTTTTCGCCTGAGATGAATTAGCTATTTTCAACCAATCGCGGCTTGGTCCGAATGACTGTTTAGAGGTTAATATTTCGATAATATCCCCTGTATGCAGTTCAGTATCAAGAGGCACCATTTTACCGTTCACTTTAGCGCCAATGGTCCTGTTACCGATTTCTGAGTGAACGCGATAGGCAAAGTCGATCGGCACCGATCCTGCCGGGAGTTCCAATACATCACTTTGTGGTGTGAATACATAAATCATGTCGGAAAATAAATCGAATTTTAAGGATTCCATAAATTCTTCCGCATCCGAAGATTCGTTTTGAAATTCAAGTATTTCTCTGAACCATGTCAATTTGGAATCGAGATCTTTCGCGTCATTGGAAAGAGATTTACCTTCTTTATATGCCCAGTGAGCGGCAACCCCGTACTCAGCGATTTTATGCATTTCTGCAGTTCGAATTTGCACTTCTAGAGGATCTCCGCCCGGTCCAACAACTGTTGTATGAAGCGACTGATATAAATTTTGTTTGGGCATCGCAATATAATCTTTGAATCTACCTGGCATCGGCTTCCAAAGTGTATGAATAATTCCTAGGACCGCATAGAAATCTTTTATACTTGAAACGATTATTCGAACAGCAAGTAAATCGTAAATTTCATTAAACTCTTTTCCTTGAATAACCATTTTACGATAAATGGAATATAAATGTTTTGGACGACCCGAAAGATCGGATTCGATATTCATATTGCCGATTTCACTTTTAATTTGACTCATTATATCAGCTAAATAATCTTCCCGCTCCGCACGTTTCCGGTTCATCAAGTTGACAATCCGATAATATTGTTGCGGTTTTAAATAACGAAGCGCAATGTCTTCAAGCTCCCATTTAATCGCAGAAATACCGAGTCTATGCGCTAATGGTGCAAAAATCTCTAGCGTTTCAGCCGCAACTCGGCGTTGTTTTTCCGGTGCTACATGTTTTAAGGTACGCATATTATGTAAACGATCAGCAAGTTTAATCAGAATGACCCGTATGTCCTGCGCCATTGCGATGAACATTTTCCGATGATTCTCGGCTTGTTTTTCTTCTTTGGATTTAAATTTCAGTTTTTCAAGTTTCGTCACACCGTCAACAAGCATGGCGACTTCTTCCCCGAATTCACGAATAATATCTTCACGGGCAATGTCAGTATCTTCGACGACATCATGAAGAAACCCAGCGGCAACCGTTGATGGGTCCATCTCCAATTCAGCGAGAATCCCGGCAACTTGAATTGGGTGGAGAATATAAGCTTCGCCTGAGCTTCTAAATTGTCCTTCATGGGCAGATTTCGACGCTTCGTACGCTTTTTTTACAAAGTTCACATGCTCTTCATTCATGTATGAAGAAACAAGTTCAAATATTTCTTCTGCCGTCATGTCACGATCTTTCGCCATAATAATACTCCTCCAAATAGATCAGCAATGAGAGCTAAAAAAGGTAACAACATTCCTGCTCCATTCCTACATAGTACGAAAAAATGATAATACTCTTATTGTATGTATAAATGCTTGCATTTGTAAAGCAGGGCGTACAGAAAAATCCCCCGCAACCTGAGCGGAGGACCTCTATTAGTACGTCATTAGCGCACGCATGTCATATCCAGAAAGTTTTTCACGACCATTTAAATAAGACAATTCTATCAAAAATGCACAACCCGCTACAACGCCGCCTAGTTTTTCAACTAACTCGATTGTTGCACCGATTGTTCCGCCTGTAGCAAGTAAATCATCCACTATAAGGACGCGCTGACCTGGTTTAATAGCGTCGCTGTGAATCGTTAATGTATCTGTTCCGTATTCCAAATCGTAATTGACACTTATTGTTTCACGCGGCAATTTACCTGGCTTACGCACAGGCGCAAATCCAATTTCGAGCGCATAAGCCACGGGACACCCAATGATAAATCCTCGTGCTTCAGGCCCTACAATAATATCTGTTTCGACTTCTTTTGCAAATTTCACTATTTCGTCTGTAGCAAATTTATATGCCTCGCCATTATCCATAATTGTTGTGATATCTTTAAAACTGATACCTTCTTTAGGATAATTTGGGACAACTGTTACATAATCTTTTAAATTCATGAGTGAATTTCCTCCCCGACATTTGTGCCGCTACGTATTGTATCGAACCATGATTTCAATTCCATATAAGGTGCATAAAGCAACCGTTCTTCGAGTTCCATTTGACTCTTTCTCTCTATATAAGCGGGCGCTTCTTTTAAATCACGCTTTTCGGTCGTCTCAGCAATGGATATTAGTCCATCCTTAATAGTAACAAATCCTAGTTCAGAAAACACCTTTGACATGAAATTAATTGAATCATTTCTCCAACCTTTATGTTTTGCAAGTTTTTCACCGTTTAGTACAAAGTCGAAGTTTCCACGGCTTTTAATGAAACTATAATACCAGCCAAATTGCTCACGACTCGGTAACCCATCAAAATAACGCGATTCAGGAACATGGAAGTGCGCATAAATCCGTTCTGGAATGTATTCCTTAACGATTTCTTCTAAAAGCGAGACATTTGTCGGTATATCCAACAATACAATATTCGTTGCCTTTGATGCTACCTCTTCCCCGTAAAGATGAATCGGATTGCCGTTCAATACAGGTCGAAATTGTTCAATGGTATTTTTCTGAAACGCAATATAAGTAGTATTGACCATTGGAATTGTATGTAACCACCTTGATGCTTCTCGAATTCCCCGCAGATCAAATAGTTGCCATTCATCGGATAAAATATCACGAACGAGTAGCTGCGGTTTTTTATTGCCATTCCATTCATTCACCTGTAAATCACCGACAACAGATAATTTTACATTCGGCGTAATTTGATCTGCGATGTCACCAATTCCAAAACCGATTGTATCGAGCGACAATCCTCCGTCGGTCAAGTCAAGTTTCATATGATTTTTTGCCGCTCCGATTTTTCTGACAGAACCGGCAATTAAATCTTCAAATAAGTAGGTCGGTTTTTCAAAACCCATTCCGAATGGACGGAGTAACTCTAATTTCTCGAGAGTTGGTACATCGATTTCGTCTAAGGTTAACGGAACATCAATTGAAAGTTTTGGTATGAGTTGTTCCTTGCTCAAAACCGATTCAGCTTGACGATTTAAATTTTCACGGAGTAAAGAAAGATTTTCAATAGTTACAGTCATTCCAGCAGCCATTGGGTGTCCGCCATATCCAGCGAGAATATGTGCATTCTCAGTTAGTTCTTCGTACATATTGAAACCATCGATGCTTCGTGCTGATCCTTTTGCAATGCCAGCCTCTGAATCTATCGATAGAACAATTGATGGACGATAATATTTTTCGGTTAATCGTGAAGCGACAATTCCTACAACGCCTGAATTCCAATTTTCTTTCGCGATGACAAAAACTTTTGGAATTTCATTGCCGTACATTTCTGAAATGATTGCTTCAGCCTCTTTTGTAATCGTGGATACAAGAGCTTGTCTTTCTTTATTTAAAGAATCTAATTTTTCAGCGAGTCCCGTTGCAACCCCAACATCATCAGTTTTCAATAAATCCACTGCAGGTGATGCGTCACCAAGTCGTCCGACCGCATTTAGTCGTGGACCGATCATAAAACCGATTGTCTCTTCCGTGAGTTGAGATTGTTCCGTCCCGGCGATTTTTGTCAACGCTTGTATAGCAGGTTTTCTGGATGAGCGAAGACGTCTTATGCCTTCTTTCACAAAATATCTGTTCTCTCCTCTTAAAGGCACTAGGTCGGCAACCGTGCCAATCGCAACAAATTCCAATAAATCATAAGGAATTTCATCGAGCAGCGCACAAGCAAGTTTAAATGCAACTCCTACCCCTGCAAGATCTGTAAATGGATAATTCCCATTTGGATGACGTGGATGAATAATTGCATCCGCGTCCGGCCATGTTTCACCAGCTTCATGATGGTCTGTAATTATGACCTTCATACCTAGTGTCTTTGCAAATGCGACTTCATCAATACCAGAGACACCGTTATCTACCGTAACAATAACAGAAGCACCTTTATTGTATATTTCTTGGAATAAATCCTTATGCGGTCCGTACCCATGTTCAAATCGATCTGGGATCACAAAAAACACATCCGCCCCCAGTTGTTCTAGAGCCGTTGACAATACAGCGATACTAGTCACTCCGTCGGCGTCGTAATCTCCATAGATCGCAATCTTTTCTTTATGTTCAATCGCATTTTTAAGAATTGTAACTGCGTTTTCCATGTCATTCATCAAATATGGGTCGTGCATAGACGATTCATCCATATGTAAAAATAATTTTGCTTCTTCCGGATCAGTAATTCCTCTAGAGGCAAGTATTTTTGCATGCACTGTCGGAATCGCTAATGCAGATGACAGTTTTTCAACAACAGTTTCATCTGGACGTTCAATCATCCATTTATTTTTTGATTCAATCAACACTTTCACATCCTTAACTCTATTATAACGGATGATAGTGTTTGTGAGTAATTTTTTGGTTGGATTAGTAGTTAGAATTAGTGTTATTCAATAAAAAAGTGACAAACGTTAAAGCTTACGGATTTAGTGCCGACTGCATTCTACAATTACAGTTTTCAAAAAAATCCTCATTAATCACGCTTCGGCGCTGGTGGATGCCTCCCGCAATAAGCCAGGTAGAAAACCACTACCTTTATCAAAGCCTGTATAATTTCTGCAAGGTGCACAGAAAATATACAAACCGAACCCTTCGCTGTTCGGTTGGCTACCACTTGCAAGGCGCCTACGCTGGTTTACAATAACTAGATTGTTGACGTTTCTTGTTGAATACAGATTCAATTTCTTAATAATGGTTATATCGAGAGCTATTTGAACAAAAGTTATTCTTTAAACACTCTTTTCATTGTAAATAGATAATTGAATTGATAGATAATATTTAATAAACTACCCCGTATAGTGAAAAGTAGTTGATTGGAGTGGAGGGCGGCGACTCCAGCGGAATCAGCGAAGTGCGAAAGAGAAGTTCACTCTTTCCTGGCCCGCAACGGAAATCAATGACAATGTTCAGCTACTCTTATTCTTTAGACAGCGATTTACAAACAAATAAAAAGTATGGAAGGAACTTCTGAAATTCCTTCCATACTTTTATTTTTGACTTTTAGTCAATTTCTTTAACTTCATCAGGATCCATGGCAGGTACTAGTTTTTGCAACTCCATGATTTGATTTTGCTGTGCTGCGATTGTTAATTCTTTTGCATTCATTTCTCTTAATAATTCCTTGATGCGGTGTTTCGCGAGAACAGATCGGAACATCGCAACAATTCCACTGATTGCTGCACCTAGTAGTGCCGAACATAAAATAATAAGTACGAGTGGCCATTCAGATGTGCCGAATGCATAATTTACTGGAACTGAATCAACATTCAATACTGAAAAGATCGCGATAATAATAGCAAATAAAAGTCCGAGTAGCCATGTCCATTGAAATTTCATAAAAGATTCCCCTTTCCATCCAAAAACAGGATATAAATGAGTATACCCTGTTTCCCTTGATTCTGAAACCATTTATATATCATGTTATTTTGATTTCATCATTATTCAAATGCTAACTAAGTAAACTGCCAAAAAATATGATGAAAATTAATACGCCTGAAAAGATTAGACTAAAAACAATAGTGAAGAGACTTCTTGTTCCTGCCTTCCATCCATCAACGTCTTTTAAACCGATAAGCCCCAGAAAAAATGCTATGGACGTTATGACTAAAACAATTTTCAAAGGATGAAACCCCATGATTTTTGAAAAAGCACCAATTAAACTCGGTGATAATGTCGCAATAAAAAATAAGGGAATACAAAATAATGCTATTAAAAAGGACCACAAATTAATATTAATTTTCATAAATATCTCTCCCCAATTTTGGCATCCAAAAACAGGATATACATTGTGTATATCCTGTTTCTGATTAAGATGGGATTAATTTATACAACAGGTTCGTCCGATCCCCATTGCTTTTTCTCTTTGTCCACTTTAATGGTACCTTTTTTATTTATTTCGCGTTTCTTCAATGCAAACCAAATTTGTGCTGAGATGAAGATTGATGAATATGTTCCAGCAAGTAGTCCAATTAACAGTGCAATCGAGAAGTTTTGAATCGACTCTGCACCTAAGAACATTAATGCGACTACAACTAATATTACTGTAAGAACCGTGTTCACAGAACGACCCAATGTTTGTCGTAGTGATTTATTAACAATATCTGCAAGTGCATCTGCATTATCGATTTTGCCGATGCGGTTCAAGTTCTCCCGTATCCGGTCAAATGTAACGATTGTATCGTTAATGGAATAACCGATTATCGTTAATACTGCCGCGACAAATGTAATGTCGACTTCAAGTCGAAGTATACTAAAGAACGCAATCATAAAGAATGCATCGTGGAACAATCCGATGATCGAGGCGACCCCCATTCTCCACTCGAATCGGAAGGCTACGTATATAATAATTCCGATTGCTGCAAATAAAAGTGCTTTAATCGCATTTTGAACGAGCTCTTTTCCGACTGTAGAGGATACGGAGCTGACATTCGGCTCGGCGCCATAAACAGATGAGACTTCAGATTTAACTTTATTTATTTCCTCTTGTGAAAACTCTTCTGAGTATCTGACGACTCCAATTGATTTATCCTCTCCGGAAATAACGATATCCGTAGATGGATGACCAATTGAACTGACATATTCAGATACTTCTTCAGTTGTTAATGGTTTATCGGCCATAATTTCAACGCGCGTACCACTGGAGAAGTCGATTCCAAGATTCAACTTAAACACGCCGAGCATAATAGCTCCTGTGATAAGTAAAATGATTGAAATTGCGAAAAAGCGTTTTCTGTTATGAACGAAATCTAATCGATCAAATTTCGTCGTAAGGTCGAGCGTATCCACTTCATCTTCCGGTGGATTGACGCGGCTTTTCGCTATACCGAATAAACCTGGTTTGTTATCGAGTTTCCCACTTCTAACAAGAAGCCCTAGTAGTAAACGTGATCCCCAAACCGCTGTTAGGAAACTCACCAGAATACTGATAATGAGCATTAACGCAAATCCTTTAACAGAGCTTGTCCCGAAGACAAATAGAACTATTGCTGCAATGATTGTCGTAATGTTCGCATCCAAAATTGCGGTGAACGCTGATTTCGCACCAGATTGGAACGCTTCAAAGACAGATTTACCGACCCGCAATTCTTCCCGTATTCGTTCATACGTTAAAATGTTTGCATCGACTGCCATACCGACCCCGAGCATGAGTGCTGCTATCCCTGGAAGCGTCAGAACCGCATTTATGCCTGTAAAGACGACTAAGATTAAATAAATGTAGACAGATAGTGTAACAACTGCGATAAGGCCCGGAATGCGATAGTAAAGAACCATAAATATGAAGATTAAAGAAATACCAATAATACCAGCTAAGATTGTTTTATTCAGTGCTTGCTCACCAAATTGGGCACCGACGGATGTTGAGTAGATTTCCACAAGTTTAACCGGTAAGGCTCCAGCATTTAATATTCCTGCGAGTTCCTTTGTTTCTTCCACTGTGAAAGAACCACTAATTTCTACATTTGCAGAATGAATTGGTTTGTCAACCCTAGGCGCAGAGACGAACGCCGGATCTGGCTTCATGATTTCTTCTTGATAAGAATCGACACCTTCTTCAAAATCCAACCATATAACCAATATATTTTTGCCTTGCGGTTTTAATTTTGCAAGTTCAGTCGTGACCTCGCCGAATTTATTCGGATCTTTCATTTCAAGCGTAACAACAGGACTACCATCTTGGCGAAAATCTGCTTTCGCTTTACCTTCTTTCAAATCCGTACCATCAAGAATGAGATTGTCATCTGTATCTCTGAATGTTAGATTTGCTTGTGTAGAAAGCAGTTCACGAGCAGATTCTTGGTCTTCAACACCAGCTAGCTGAACGCGAATTCGATTATTCGATTCGATTTGAATTGACGGCTCACTAACCCCAAGGACGTCAATACGTTTTCGTAATGCCCCCGCCGTGTCGCTAACCATGCTTTCAGTGACCTTTTTATCTTCATCACCTTTTAACGGTTCGACTTGATACAAGACTTCAAATCCGCCTTGTAAATCTAGTCCGAGTTTTACATCTTTTAATATCGGATTTACTGTCGTTCCTATCGTCGCGGCGAAAATGACGAGTAGTAGTAAAAACGATACAATCCGTCCTCTAGTCTTCATAGTGAAAATTCCCCCTCATTCTGATGAGTGGTACTTCTATTTTATGTACGCACTCGAAAAACACAATAACCTTATTATG
This genomic window from Sporosarcina sp. Marseille-Q4063 contains:
- a CDS encoding SH3 domain-containing protein, with amino-acid sequence MSRFGKIAFLFVLIFVLASDFSKTEAQSETAIIDTDRLNVRSGPGLSYGVISTLTKKDKVSILSSHGDWYEIKFKGKKGWIAKWYTINANEKKGVSTITSQVNHLNVRAKPSTSSPVLKQMNTGDVATKTGEQGEWTSVNVNGVEGWVHTNYISTKSQAKVNKSSNPSKELNYFTVAVNGLNVRSHGDLSSKRIDLIKKGSTYKVLEKSGNWVKLELGKGKSGWVYSFHGKLSTKKSNYTDVKTTPKNVYILSDGTNLRKNASTSSKVIMRANAGNQFPIVSETKDWYGVKLPSGETAFVAGWVVSINDEQAAKTKPIKKNRVAGTLNGLTIVIDPGHGGFDTGTIGVSGTFEKSVTQRTSEMLASKLRSAGANVILTRNMDTFISLQRRVSISHQYDADAFISVHYDASIDSSINGFTTYYTHSYQRQLAVAVNNGLGSTISLRNRGAQPANYLVLRENRQNAILLELGFLSNAVEESNVNNESFRERATQGIYQGLITFFDNQL
- a CDS encoding bifunctional (p)ppGpp synthetase/guanosine-3',5'-bis(diphosphate) 3'-pyrophosphohydrolase; translation: MAKDRDMTAEEIFELVSSYMNEEHVNFVKKAYEASKSAHEGQFRSSGEAYILHPIQVAGILAELEMDPSTVAAGFLHDVVEDTDIAREDIIREFGEEVAMLVDGVTKLEKLKFKSKEEKQAENHRKMFIAMAQDIRVILIKLADRLHNMRTLKHVAPEKQRRVAAETLEIFAPLAHRLGISAIKWELEDIALRYLKPQQYYRIVNLMNRKRAEREDYLADIMSQIKSEIGNMNIESDLSGRPKHLYSIYRKMVIQGKEFNEIYDLLAVRIIVSSIKDFYAVLGIIHTLWKPMPGRFKDYIAMPKQNLYQSLHTTVVGPGGDPLEVQIRTAEMHKIAEYGVAAHWAYKEGKSLSNDAKDLDSKLTWFREILEFQNESSDAEEFMESLKFDLFSDMIYVFTPQSDVLELPAGSVPIDFAYRVHSEIGNRTIGAKVNGKMVPLDTELHTGDIIEILTSKQSFGPSRDWLKIANSSQAKNKIRQYFKKQLRAENVVKGRDLIEKEIRAQDFIVKEVLSTQNIERVCDKFNFASEEDMCAAVGFNGITAEQVVNRLSEKLRKERQEQNTINKIVTDIQNTAQKKQTTESGVIVKGIDNLLIRLSKCCNPVPGDDITGFITKGRGVSVHRTDCPNIIADEDSDRIIEVEWAVEHAEERKEFQVDIEISAFDRQGLLNEVMMVVAETKTPIVAVSGKADRESIAKINMTIKITNIAHLHRIVDRIKQVPDIYSVERVIN
- a CDS encoding lipopolysaccharide assembly LapA domain-containing protein, translated to MKFQWTWLLGLLFAIIIAIFSVLNVDSVPVNYAFGTSEWPLVLIILCSALLGAAISGIVAMFRSVLAKHRIKELLREMNAKELTIAAQQNQIMELQKLVPAMDPDEVKEID
- the recJ gene encoding single-stranded-DNA-specific exonuclease RecJ; translated protein: MIESKNKWMIERPDETVVEKLSSALAIPTVHAKILASRGITDPEEAKLFLHMDESSMHDPYLMNDMENAVTILKNAIEHKEKIAIYGDYDADGVTSIAVLSTALEQLGADVFFVIPDRFEHGYGPHKDLFQEIYNKGASVIVTVDNGVSGIDEVAFAKTLGMKVIITDHHEAGETWPDADAIIHPRHPNGNYPFTDLAGVGVAFKLACALLDEIPYDLLEFVAIGTVADLVPLRGENRYFVKEGIRRLRSSRKPAIQALTKIAGTEQSQLTEETIGFMIGPRLNAVGRLGDASPAVDLLKTDDVGVATGLAEKLDSLNKERQALVSTITKEAEAIISEMYGNEIPKVFVIAKENWNSGVVGIVASRLTEKYYRPSIVLSIDSEAGIAKGSARSIDGFNMYEELTENAHILAGYGGHPMAAGMTVTIENLSLLRENLNRQAESVLSKEQLIPKLSIDVPLTLDEIDVPTLEKLELLRPFGMGFEKPTYLFEDLIAGSVRKIGAAKNHMKLDLTDGGLSLDTIGFGIGDIADQITPNVKLSVVGDLQVNEWNGNKKPQLLVRDILSDEWQLFDLRGIREASRWLHTIPMVNTTYIAFQKNTIEQFRPVLNGNPIHLYGEEVASKATNIVLLDIPTNVSLLEEIVKEYIPERIYAHFHVPESRYFDGLPSREQFGWYYSFIKSRGNFDFVLNGEKLAKHKGWRNDSINFMSKVFSELGFVTIKDGLISIAETTEKRDLKEAPAYIERKSQMELEERLLYAPYMELKSWFDTIRSGTNVGEEIHS
- the secDF gene encoding protein translocase subunit SecDF, translating into MKTRGRIVSFLLLLVIFAATIGTTVNPILKDVKLGLDLQGGFEVLYQVEPLKGDEDKKVTESMVSDTAGALRKRIDVLGVSEPSIQIESNNRIRVQLAGVEDQESARELLSTQANLTFRDTDDNLILDGTDLKEGKAKADFRQDGSPVVTLEMKDPNKFGEVTTELAKLKPQGKNILVIWLDFEEGVDSYQEEIMKPDPAFVSAPRVDKPIHSANVEISGSFTVEETKELAGILNAGALPVKLVEIYSTSVGAQFGEQALNKTILAGIIGISLIFIFMVLYYRIPGLIAVVTLSVYIYLILVVFTGINAVLTLPGIAALMLGVGMAVDANILTYERIREELRVGKSVFEAFQSGAKSAFTAILDANITTIIAAIVLFVFGTSSVKGFALMLIISILVSFLTAVWGSRLLLGLLVRSGKLDNKPGLFGIAKSRVNPPEDEVDTLDLTTKFDRLDFVHNRKRFFAISIILLITGAIMLGVFKLNLGIDFSSGTRVEIMADKPLTTEEVSEYVSSIGHPSTDIVISGEDKSIGVVRYSEEFSQEEINKVKSEVSSVYGAEPNVSSVSSTVGKELVQNAIKALLFAAIGIIIYVAFRFEWRMGVASIIGLFHDAFFMIAFFSILRLEVDITFVAAVLTIIGYSINDTIVTFDRIRENLNRIGKIDNADALADIVNKSLRQTLGRSVNTVLTVILVVVALMFLGAESIQNFSIALLIGLLAGTYSSIFISAQIWFALKKREINKKGTIKVDKEKKQWGSDEPVV
- the dtd gene encoding D-aminoacyl-tRNA deacylase; the protein is MRVVLQRTGPASVKVDGEVTGSIEKGYVLLVGITHDDTLEDATYIAGKVANLRLWEDDEGKMNHSILEVGGDILSVSQFTLYANTSKGRRPSYIDAARPEQADELWDTFNELLEQEGLKVETGIFGAMMDVDLVNDGPVTIIIDSRNR
- a CDS encoding adenine phosphoribosyltransferase, which gives rise to MNLKDYVTVVPNYPKEGISFKDITTIMDNGEAYKFATDEIVKFAKEVETDIIVGPEARGFIIGCPVAYALEIGFAPVRKPGKLPRETISVNYDLEYGTDTLTIHSDAIKPGQRVLIVDDLLATGGTIGATIELVEKLGGVVAGCAFLIELSYLNGREKLSGYDMRALMTY